From a region of the Primulina eburnea isolate SZY01 chromosome 7, ASM2296580v1, whole genome shotgun sequence genome:
- the LOC140836381 gene encoding protein BRICK 1-like isoform X2 produces MARAGGITNAVSVGIAVQADWENREFISNISLNVRRLFDFLVQFESTTKDKLAKLNEKMDTLERCLEMLEVQVSNATANPGLFTPN; encoded by the exons ATGGCTCGAGCCGGCGGTATAACGAACGCGGTGAGCGTGGGGATAGCAGTGCAAGCCGACTGGGAGAACCGCGAATTCATTTCCAACATATCTCTCAACGTCCGTCGACTCTTTGATTTCCTCGTGCAGTTCG AATCTACAACGAAGGATAAATTGGCGAAATTGAACGAGAAGATGGACACGTTGGAGCGGTGTCTGGAAATGCTAGAAGTACAAGTCAGCAACGCTACAGCAAATCCAGGTCTCTTTACACCTAATTGA
- the LOC140836378 gene encoding glycine-rich domain-containing protein 1-like isoform X2 produces the protein MEVEQELEWKAAQSTAISVQLVPAAKRHLKFLATVDRNRWLYESPGLERAIYRYNACWLPLLAKHSESPFFEGPLVVPFDCEWIWHCHRLNPVRYKSDCEEFYGRILDNENVVSSLDVPSGSETEKVWKMLYSGEHYDLDFSSALQENAYPKKGDNKCTKYDLILAVQRQSPFCYQVSRAHMNDNRYLEGAVARYKGFLHLIKRNTERSIKSFSVPTYDIDLIWHTHQLHPASYCKDLLEIMGKVLNHDDTDSDRTKGEKLDVGFSTTTKTFEEMYGSRYWRAGAMYRGSTPSPVRTMPYPISTTKKVAAASENQKIDIPKIKDLEVMLEFVNVRNLPEEQKGTLSVSFSKTQPDAIFNAKRSLKIFSESGLKQVATFHCEPTGHLIFELMSCSPPSLPRPKSSKSLGVASVSLEDFLSPDSNLIVEKWLDLVPNPNTIESKPIGLRVGISVTVPTPLPHVLHIVNSQPFSKASCLFPLLMTVKLAKSRTRVFDAAGNLVMNLQISSKKLTEKKECKRRLVIGTTAAGETRTLAESVDSKWSMVNSPWFLQFPSSNNDDGHILQLSGPHIVRLFPGRRLDYESKCCEKHKCEREIERHLVTAAEFSADYPYGRAVALLDLKSGTVKVKEEWFLFPCLILALILGKEGLYHSPTLGGKAAMEKRL, from the exons ATGGAGGTGGAGCAGGAATTGGAGTGGAAAGCAGCGCAGAGCACTGCAATAAGTGTGCAACTTGTGCCTGCGGCAAAAAGACACCTAAAGTTTCTTGCCACCGTTGATAGGAACCGTTGGCTCTATGAAAGTCCAGGACTAGAGAGGGCAATTTACAG GTACAATGCTTGTTGGCTTCCCTTACTTGCAAAACATTCGGAATCCCCATTTTTCGAAGGGCCATTGGTTGTCCCTTTCGATTGTGAATGGATTTGGCATTGTCACAGACTCAATCCA GTTAGGTATAAATCTGACTGTGAGGAGTTCTATGGGAGAATTCTCGACAATGAAAATGTTGTTTCTTCTTTAGATGTACCATCAGGCAGCGAAACTGAGAAGGTTTGGAAAATGTTGTACTCAGGTGAGCACTATGATTTGGATTTCAGCAGTGCTCTTCAAGAAAATGCTTACCCTAAAAAAGGAGATAATAAATGCACAAAGTACGACTTAATCTTGGCTGTTCAGAGACAAAGTCCATTCTGTTACCAG GTTTCCAGGGCCCATATGAATGACAATAGATATCTTGAGGGAGCGGTGGCCAGGTACAAAGGATTTCTGCACCTAATTAAGAGAAACACAGAGAGATCTATAAAAAGCTTCTCTGTTCCAACTTATGACATTGACCTCATCTGGCACACTCACCAGCTACATCCAGCATCTTATTGCAAAGATCTTTTAGAAATAATGGGCAAGGTTTTAAACCATGACGACACTGATTCAGACAGAACCAAGGGTGAGAAACTGGATGTCGGGTTTTCGACAACCACCAAAACGTTTGAGGAGATGTATGGTTCTAGGTATTGGAGAGCAGGAGCAATGTACCGTGGTAGCACCCCTTCACCTGTGAGAACTATGCCTTACCCCATCAGTACGACCAAGAAGGTGGCTGCTGCCAGTGAGAATCAGAAAATAGATATTCCAAAGATCAAAGATCTGGAG GTCATGTTGGAGTTTGTGAATGTGAGAAATCTGCCAGAAGAACAAAAGGGAACTCTCTCGGTTTCCTTTAGTAAAACACAACCCGATgcaatctttaatgcaaagagaAGCCTTAAAATTTTTTCTGAATCTGGGTTAAAACAGGTAGCTACCTTCCATTGTGAACCTACTGGGCACCTGATCTTTGAACTTATGTCCTGTTCTCCTCCCAGTTTACCCCGACCTAAATCATCCAAATCTCTGGGTGTTGCTTCAGTATCTCTGGAAGATTTCTTGTCCCCAGATTCCAATCTTATAGTGGAGAAATGGCTCGATTTAGTGCCAAATCCAAACACCATAGAATCCAAACCAATCGGCTTACGAGTGGGAATCTCGGTTACAGTACCTACCCCACTGCCACATGTTCTTCATATTGTTAATTCTCAGCCCTTCTCAAAAGCTTCCTGCTTGTTTCCTCTGTTAATGACTGTTAAATTAGCTAAAAGTCGTACACGTGTATTTGATGCTGCTGGAAATTTGGTCATGAACCTACAAATAAG TTCGAAGAAGTTGACGGAAAAAAAAGAATGCAAGAGAAGACTGGTAATTGGAACCACGGCAGCAGGAGAAACACGTACGCTGGCTGAATCTGTGGATTCAAAGTGGTCTATGGTGAATTCCCCGTGGTTCCTTCAGTTTCCAAGTTCTAATAATGATGATGGTCACATCTTGCAGCTGTCTGGCCCTCATATA GTACGGCTTTTCCCCGGCAGAAGGCTGGATTACGAATCAAAATGTTGCGAGAAACATAAATGTGAGCGTGAAATTGAACGTCACCTAGTTACGGCCGCAGAATTCTCTGCAGACTACCCCTACGGCAGGGCAGTGGCATTACTAGACTTGAAATCTGGCACTGTCAAG GTCAAAGAAGAATGGTTCCTTTTTCCGTGCCTTATACTCGCCTTGATACTTGGGAAGGAAGGACTGTATCACAGTCCGACATTGGGTGGGAAAGCCGCGATGGAGAAAcgactttga
- the LOC140836381 gene encoding protein BRICK 1-like isoform X1 has product MARAGGITNAVSVGIAVQADWENREFISNISLNVRRLFDFLVQFESTTKDKLAKLNEKMDTLERCLEMLEVQVSNATANPGNFWRQKGIKKHLWIS; this is encoded by the exons ATGGCTCGAGCCGGCGGTATAACGAACGCGGTGAGCGTGGGGATAGCAGTGCAAGCCGACTGGGAGAACCGCGAATTCATTTCCAACATATCTCTCAACGTCCGTCGACTCTTTGATTTCCTCGTGCAGTTCG AATCTACAACGAAGGATAAATTGGCGAAATTGAACGAGAAGATGGACACGTTGGAGCGGTGTCTGGAAATGCTAGAAGTACAAGTCAGCAACGCTACAGCAAATCCAG GAAATTTTTGGAGACAAAAGGGAATCAAAAAACATTTATGGATTTCATGA
- the LOC140836378 gene encoding glycine-rich domain-containing protein 1-like isoform X1 produces MEVEQELEWKAAQSTAISVQLVPAAKRHLKFLATVDRNRWLYESPGLERAIYRYNACWLPLLAKHSESPFFEGPLVVPFDCEWIWHCHRLNPVRYKSDCEEFYGRILDNENVVSSLDVPSGSETEKVWKMLYSGEHYDLDFSSALQENAYPKKGDNKCTKYDLILAVQRQSPFCYQVSRAHMNDNRYLEGAVARYKGFLHLIKRNTERSIKSFSVPTYDIDLIWHTHQLHPASYCKDLLEIMGKVLNHDDTDSDRTKGEKLDVGFSTTTKTFEEMYGSRYWRAGAMYRGSTPSPVRTMPYPISTTKKVAAASENQKIDIPKIKDLEVMLEFVNVRNLPEEQKGTLSVSFSKTQPDAIFNAKRSLKIFSESGLKQVATFHCEPTGHLIFELMSCSPPSLPRPKSSKSLGVASVSLEDFLSPDSNLIVEKWLDLVPNPNTIESKPIGLRVGISVTVPTPLPHVLHIVNSQPFSKASCLFPLLMTVKLAKSRTRVFDAAGNLVMNLQIRSSKKLTEKKECKRRLVIGTTAAGETRTLAESVDSKWSMVNSPWFLQFPSSNNDDGHILQLSGPHIVRLFPGRRLDYESKCCEKHKCEREIERHLVTAAEFSADYPYGRAVALLDLKSGTVKVKEEWFLFPCLILALILGKEGLYHSPTLGGKAAMEKRL; encoded by the exons ATGGAGGTGGAGCAGGAATTGGAGTGGAAAGCAGCGCAGAGCACTGCAATAAGTGTGCAACTTGTGCCTGCGGCAAAAAGACACCTAAAGTTTCTTGCCACCGTTGATAGGAACCGTTGGCTCTATGAAAGTCCAGGACTAGAGAGGGCAATTTACAG GTACAATGCTTGTTGGCTTCCCTTACTTGCAAAACATTCGGAATCCCCATTTTTCGAAGGGCCATTGGTTGTCCCTTTCGATTGTGAATGGATTTGGCATTGTCACAGACTCAATCCA GTTAGGTATAAATCTGACTGTGAGGAGTTCTATGGGAGAATTCTCGACAATGAAAATGTTGTTTCTTCTTTAGATGTACCATCAGGCAGCGAAACTGAGAAGGTTTGGAAAATGTTGTACTCAGGTGAGCACTATGATTTGGATTTCAGCAGTGCTCTTCAAGAAAATGCTTACCCTAAAAAAGGAGATAATAAATGCACAAAGTACGACTTAATCTTGGCTGTTCAGAGACAAAGTCCATTCTGTTACCAG GTTTCCAGGGCCCATATGAATGACAATAGATATCTTGAGGGAGCGGTGGCCAGGTACAAAGGATTTCTGCACCTAATTAAGAGAAACACAGAGAGATCTATAAAAAGCTTCTCTGTTCCAACTTATGACATTGACCTCATCTGGCACACTCACCAGCTACATCCAGCATCTTATTGCAAAGATCTTTTAGAAATAATGGGCAAGGTTTTAAACCATGACGACACTGATTCAGACAGAACCAAGGGTGAGAAACTGGATGTCGGGTTTTCGACAACCACCAAAACGTTTGAGGAGATGTATGGTTCTAGGTATTGGAGAGCAGGAGCAATGTACCGTGGTAGCACCCCTTCACCTGTGAGAACTATGCCTTACCCCATCAGTACGACCAAGAAGGTGGCTGCTGCCAGTGAGAATCAGAAAATAGATATTCCAAAGATCAAAGATCTGGAG GTCATGTTGGAGTTTGTGAATGTGAGAAATCTGCCAGAAGAACAAAAGGGAACTCTCTCGGTTTCCTTTAGTAAAACACAACCCGATgcaatctttaatgcaaagagaAGCCTTAAAATTTTTTCTGAATCTGGGTTAAAACAGGTAGCTACCTTCCATTGTGAACCTACTGGGCACCTGATCTTTGAACTTATGTCCTGTTCTCCTCCCAGTTTACCCCGACCTAAATCATCCAAATCTCTGGGTGTTGCTTCAGTATCTCTGGAAGATTTCTTGTCCCCAGATTCCAATCTTATAGTGGAGAAATGGCTCGATTTAGTGCCAAATCCAAACACCATAGAATCCAAACCAATCGGCTTACGAGTGGGAATCTCGGTTACAGTACCTACCCCACTGCCACATGTTCTTCATATTGTTAATTCTCAGCCCTTCTCAAAAGCTTCCTGCTTGTTTCCTCTGTTAATGACTGTTAAATTAGCTAAAAGTCGTACACGTGTATTTGATGCTGCTGGAAATTTGGTCATGAACCTACAAATAAG AAGTTCGAAGAAGTTGACGGAAAAAAAAGAATGCAAGAGAAGACTGGTAATTGGAACCACGGCAGCAGGAGAAACACGTACGCTGGCTGAATCTGTGGATTCAAAGTGGTCTATGGTGAATTCCCCGTGGTTCCTTCAGTTTCCAAGTTCTAATAATGATGATGGTCACATCTTGCAGCTGTCTGGCCCTCATATA GTACGGCTTTTCCCCGGCAGAAGGCTGGATTACGAATCAAAATGTTGCGAGAAACATAAATGTGAGCGTGAAATTGAACGTCACCTAGTTACGGCCGCAGAATTCTCTGCAGACTACCCCTACGGCAGGGCAGTGGCATTACTAGACTTGAAATCTGGCACTGTCAAG GTCAAAGAAGAATGGTTCCTTTTTCCGTGCCTTATACTCGCCTTGATACTTGGGAAGGAAGGACTGTATCACAGTCCGACATTGGGTGGGAAAGCCGCGATGGAGAAAcgactttga
- the LOC140836380 gene encoding nodulation receptor kinase-like, whose product MSSAGMSSHPSQGIVIGTIAGVFILVTIAMGMCFFCRYRNKKRGLQKFNVQGQVMSKNAVYSIPSTENIVPKPISIQSFTLKDIEIATENYKTLIGEGGFGSVYRGTLPDGEEVAVKVRSATSTQGTREFNNEMNFLSAIRHENLVPLLGYCCENDQQILVYPFMSNGSLQDRLYGAAAKRKTLDWATRLSIALGAARGLTYLHTFSERSVIHRDVKSSNILLDHSMCAKVADFGFSKYAPQEGDSGTSLEVRGTAGYLDPEYYSTQLLSAKSDVFSFGVVLLEIVSGREPLNINRPQNEWSLVEWAKPHIRNSRVEEIVDPGIKGSYHAEAMWRVVEVALACIEPYSTYRPCMADIVRELEDAFIIENNASEYMKSIESWGSNRYSLERPIVMPSTMITTEVSPMLMQPPPPQPR is encoded by the exons ATGAGCAGTGCTGGTATGTCCTCTCATCCATCTCAAGGGATTGTGATAGGCACAATTGCTGGTGTATTCATTTTGGTTACCATAGCTATGGGAATGTGTTTCTTCTGCCGGTATAGGAACAAGAAGAGGGGTCTGCAAAAGTTCAATGTTCAAGGGCAGGTCATGTCAAAGA ATGCTGTGTATTCAATACCAAGCACAGAAAATATTGTACCCAAGCCCATTTCCATACAAAGTTTCACATTGAAGGACATAGAAATTGCAACAGAAAATTACAAAACATTAATAGGTGAAGGTGGGTTTGGATCAGTTTACCGTGGTACTTTACCAGATGGTGAAGAAGTCGCTGTGAAGGTCCGCTCAGCAACTTCAACTCAAGGAACTCGTGAATTTAACAATGAG atgaattttctttcagcAATACGGCATGAAAATTTGGTCCCACTTCTTGGCTATTGTTGTGAGAATGACCAACAAATTCTTGTCTATCCATTCATGTCTAATGGCTCTCTACAGGATCGCCTCTATG GAGCAGCAGCAAAGCGTAAGACTCTAGATTGGGCAACAAGACTTTCCATTGCTTTGGGTGCTGCCAGGGGTTTAACATATCTTCACACATTCTCTGAGAGGAGTGTCATACACAGAGATGTGAAATCAAGTAACATACTTCTTGATCATAGCATGTGTGCCAAGGTTGCAGACTTTGGCTTCTCAAAATATGCACCACAAGAAGGGGATAGTGGCACTTCCCTTGAAGTAAGGGGAACCGCGGGATATTTGGACCCAGA GTATTACTCAACACAGCTTCTATCTGCAAAAAGTGATGTCTTTAGCTTCGGGGTCGTACTACTGGAAATTGTAAGTGGTAGGGAACCTCTCAACATAAACAGGCCACAGAATGAGTGGAGCCTAGTTGAAtgg GCAAAACCTCATATAAGGAACTCAAGAGTCGAAGAAATTGTGGACCCCGGAATAAAGGGAAGTTACCATGCTGAAGCCATGTGGAGAGTAGTGGAGGTCGCTTTGGCATGTATTGAACCTTACTCGACTTATCGTCCATGCATGGCTGACATTGTTCGTGAACTTGAGGATGCTTTCATTATAGAAAATAACGCATCTGAATACATGAAATCCATAGAGAGCTGGGGATCTAATCGATACTCTCTAGAGAGGCCTATCGTTATGCCTTCCACTATGATTACAACAGAAGTATCACCTATGCTTATGCAACCACCACCTCCACAGCCAAGATAA
- the LOC140836378 gene encoding glycine-rich domain-containing protein 1-like isoform X3, which produces MEVEQELEWKAAQSTAISVQLVPAAKRHLKFLATVDRNRWLYESPGLERAIYRYNACWLPLLAKHSESPFFEGPLVVPFDCEWIWHCHRLNPVRYKSDCEEFYGRILDNENVVSSLDVPSGSETEKVWKMLYSGEHYDLDFSSALQENAYPKKGDNKCTKYDLILAVQRQSPFCYQVSRAHMNDNRYLEGAVARYKGFLHLIKRNTERSIKSFSVPTYDIDLIWHTHQLHPASYCKDLLEIMGKVLNHDDTDSDRTKGEKLDVGFSTTTKTFEEMYGSRYWRAGAMYRGSTPSPVRTMPYPISTTKKVAAASENQKIDIPKIKDLEVMLEFVNVRNLPEEQKGTLSVSFSKTQPDAIFNAKRSLKIFSESGLKQVATFHCEPTGHLIFELMSCSPPSLPRPKSSKSLGVASVSLEDFLSPDSNLIVEKWLDLVPNPNTIESKPIGLRVGISVTVPTPLPHVLHIVNSQPFSKASCLFPLLMTVKLAKSRTRVFDAAGNLVMNLQIRYFEEVDGKKRMQEKTGNWNHGSRRNTYAG; this is translated from the exons ATGGAGGTGGAGCAGGAATTGGAGTGGAAAGCAGCGCAGAGCACTGCAATAAGTGTGCAACTTGTGCCTGCGGCAAAAAGACACCTAAAGTTTCTTGCCACCGTTGATAGGAACCGTTGGCTCTATGAAAGTCCAGGACTAGAGAGGGCAATTTACAG GTACAATGCTTGTTGGCTTCCCTTACTTGCAAAACATTCGGAATCCCCATTTTTCGAAGGGCCATTGGTTGTCCCTTTCGATTGTGAATGGATTTGGCATTGTCACAGACTCAATCCA GTTAGGTATAAATCTGACTGTGAGGAGTTCTATGGGAGAATTCTCGACAATGAAAATGTTGTTTCTTCTTTAGATGTACCATCAGGCAGCGAAACTGAGAAGGTTTGGAAAATGTTGTACTCAGGTGAGCACTATGATTTGGATTTCAGCAGTGCTCTTCAAGAAAATGCTTACCCTAAAAAAGGAGATAATAAATGCACAAAGTACGACTTAATCTTGGCTGTTCAGAGACAAAGTCCATTCTGTTACCAG GTTTCCAGGGCCCATATGAATGACAATAGATATCTTGAGGGAGCGGTGGCCAGGTACAAAGGATTTCTGCACCTAATTAAGAGAAACACAGAGAGATCTATAAAAAGCTTCTCTGTTCCAACTTATGACATTGACCTCATCTGGCACACTCACCAGCTACATCCAGCATCTTATTGCAAAGATCTTTTAGAAATAATGGGCAAGGTTTTAAACCATGACGACACTGATTCAGACAGAACCAAGGGTGAGAAACTGGATGTCGGGTTTTCGACAACCACCAAAACGTTTGAGGAGATGTATGGTTCTAGGTATTGGAGAGCAGGAGCAATGTACCGTGGTAGCACCCCTTCACCTGTGAGAACTATGCCTTACCCCATCAGTACGACCAAGAAGGTGGCTGCTGCCAGTGAGAATCAGAAAATAGATATTCCAAAGATCAAAGATCTGGAG GTCATGTTGGAGTTTGTGAATGTGAGAAATCTGCCAGAAGAACAAAAGGGAACTCTCTCGGTTTCCTTTAGTAAAACACAACCCGATgcaatctttaatgcaaagagaAGCCTTAAAATTTTTTCTGAATCTGGGTTAAAACAGGTAGCTACCTTCCATTGTGAACCTACTGGGCACCTGATCTTTGAACTTATGTCCTGTTCTCCTCCCAGTTTACCCCGACCTAAATCATCCAAATCTCTGGGTGTTGCTTCAGTATCTCTGGAAGATTTCTTGTCCCCAGATTCCAATCTTATAGTGGAGAAATGGCTCGATTTAGTGCCAAATCCAAACACCATAGAATCCAAACCAATCGGCTTACGAGTGGGAATCTCGGTTACAGTACCTACCCCACTGCCACATGTTCTTCATATTGTTAATTCTCAGCCCTTCTCAAAAGCTTCCTGCTTGTTTCCTCTGTTAATGACTGTTAAATTAGCTAAAAGTCGTACACGTGTATTTGATGCTGCTGGAAATTTGGTCATGAACCTACAAATAAGGTAT TTCGAAGAAGTTGACGGAAAAAAAAGAATGCAAGAGAAGACTGGTAATTGGAACCACGGCAGCAGGAGAAACACGTACGCTGGCTGA